The following proteins are co-located in the Coriobacteriia bacterium genome:
- a CDS encoding V-type ATP synthase subunit B — protein sequence MSREYTTTRDIVGPLLLVERVADVTYGELVELEFPNGVRSLGNVLEVSGDVALVQAFGGTRGSNPSETKVTFLGRGLEIGVSRDMLGRVFDGLGRPRDGGPEIIAEQRRSVYGSPINPTARDFPDDFIQTGVSAIDGLNPLVRGQKLPIFSGSGLPHNELAAQIARQAAVLARSDDPTRAGEKAEGDFAVVFAAMGITFEDADFFMTELRDTAAVERSVLFLNLADDPAVERIATPRMALTCAEYLAFDLGMHVLVILTDMTYYCEALREVSAARKEVPGRRGYPGYLYTDLATLYERAGRVQGMPGSITQVPILTMPDDDKTHPIPDLTGYITEGQIILDRPLHRRGVYPPIAVLPSLSRLKQKGIGPGKTREDHADLSNQLFGAYARGVSAKELAVILGDAALSDTDKAFVAFADAFEDRFIRQGDGEERSIEETLSLGWELAALLPRSELKRIKDEFVEKYLPGGAEAGKA from the coding sequence ATGAGCCGCGAATACACCACCACCCGCGACATCGTCGGGCCGCTGCTTCTGGTGGAGCGCGTCGCCGACGTCACGTACGGCGAGCTCGTCGAGCTCGAGTTCCCGAACGGCGTGCGCTCGCTCGGCAACGTGCTCGAGGTCTCGGGCGACGTCGCGCTCGTGCAGGCGTTCGGCGGCACGAGAGGGTCGAACCCGTCCGAGACGAAGGTCACCTTCCTCGGCCGCGGGCTGGAGATCGGCGTCTCGCGCGACATGCTCGGCCGCGTCTTCGACGGGCTGGGGCGGCCGCGCGACGGCGGACCGGAGATCATCGCCGAGCAGCGCCGCTCCGTCTACGGCAGCCCGATCAACCCCACGGCGCGCGACTTCCCCGACGACTTCATCCAGACGGGTGTGTCGGCCATCGACGGCCTCAACCCGCTCGTGCGCGGCCAGAAGCTGCCGATCTTCTCGGGAAGCGGCCTGCCGCACAACGAGCTCGCGGCGCAGATCGCGCGTCAAGCGGCGGTGCTGGCCCGCAGCGACGACCCGACGCGGGCGGGCGAGAAGGCCGAAGGCGACTTCGCCGTCGTCTTCGCGGCGATGGGCATCACTTTCGAGGACGCCGACTTCTTCATGACGGAGTTGCGCGACACAGCGGCGGTCGAGCGCTCGGTGCTCTTCCTCAACCTCGCGGACGACCCCGCCGTCGAGCGGATCGCGACGCCTAGAATGGCGCTGACGTGCGCGGAGTACCTCGCGTTCGACCTCGGCATGCACGTGCTCGTCATCCTCACGGACATGACGTACTACTGCGAGGCGCTGCGCGAGGTCTCGGCCGCGCGCAAAGAGGTGCCGGGACGGCGCGGCTATCCCGGTTACCTCTACACCGACCTCGCCACGCTCTACGAACGCGCCGGGCGCGTGCAGGGGATGCCGGGATCGATCACGCAGGTGCCGATACTCACGATGCCGGACGACGACAAGACGCACCCCATCCCCGACCTTACCGGCTACATCACCGAGGGCCAGATCATCCTCGACCGCCCGCTCCACCGCCGCGGCGTCTACCCGCCGATCGCGGTGCTGCCGAGCCTCTCGCGCCTCAAGCAGAAGGGCATCGGGCCGGGCAAGACGCGCGAGGACCACGCCGACCTGAGCAACCAGCTCTTCGGCGCGTACGCCCGCGGTGTCTCGGCGAAAGAACTCGCCGTCATCCTGGGCGACGCCGCGCTCTCCGACACGGACAAGGCGTTCGTCGCCTTCGCCGACGCGTTCGAGGACCGCTTCATCCGCCAGGGCGACGGCGAGGAGAGAAGCATCGAGGAGACGCTCTCGCTCGGATGGGAACTCGCGGCGCTCCTGCCGCGCAGCGAGCTCAAGCGCATCAAGGACGAGTTCGTCGAGAAGTACCTGCCCGGCGGGGCGGAAGCGGGGAAGGCCTGA
- a CDS encoding V-type ATP synthase subunit A translates to MEQGTIIKVAGPLVVASGLAHARMFDLVRVGEAGLMGEIIEMRGDRAWIQVYEETDGLGPGHPVLATGAPLSVELGPGLLGSVYDGVQRPLDVLRAQAGAFLTRGITAPGLDPTSRWEFVPTLKSGAKVSPGDVIGTVQENPVIEHRIMVPPGVSGVLESIEGGTYTVLDPVARVRTADGAEKDLTMRQVWPVRVGRPYGRKVASGEPLVTGTRVIDTFFPLVKGGTACIPGPFGAGKTVTQHQVAKWSNAQIVVFIGCGERGNEMTDVLMEFPELTDPYSGRPLMERTVLVANTSNMPVAAREASVYTGITIAEYFRDMGYEVVLQADSTSRWAEAMREISGRLEEMPGEEGFPAYLGTKLAAFYERAGKVDTLGDRSGSVSVVGSVSPPGGDLSEPVVQNTLRVVKVFWALQDSLAYERHFPAIDWLTSYSLYLDKVTPFWEENVSLEYRQRRDRAMAILQRENELSEIVRLVGLEAISPEERVLMESAKSLREDFLQQNAFRDDDQFTSLRKQDRLLETILLFHERALVALSAGASLDDILAAQVRERITRAKYVAEEEADALFDSLAGDIETQLVAGAAPRKKEGAR, encoded by the coding sequence ATGGAGCAAGGGACGATCATCAAGGTCGCCGGACCGCTCGTAGTGGCGTCCGGGCTCGCGCATGCGAGGATGTTCGATCTGGTCAGGGTCGGCGAGGCCGGCCTCATGGGCGAGATCATCGAGATGCGGGGCGACCGCGCGTGGATCCAGGTGTACGAGGAGACCGACGGCCTCGGCCCCGGTCACCCCGTGCTCGCGACCGGCGCGCCGCTCTCGGTCGAGCTGGGACCGGGGCTGTTGGGGTCGGTCTACGACGGCGTGCAGCGTCCGCTCGACGTGCTGCGGGCGCAGGCCGGCGCGTTCCTCACGCGCGGCATCACGGCGCCGGGCCTCGACCCGACGTCGCGCTGGGAGTTCGTGCCGACGCTCAAGTCCGGGGCTAAGGTCTCTCCCGGCGACGTCATCGGCACGGTGCAGGAGAACCCCGTCATCGAGCACCGCATCATGGTGCCGCCGGGAGTCTCCGGCGTGCTCGAGTCGATCGAGGGCGGCACGTACACGGTGCTCGACCCGGTCGCGCGCGTGCGCACCGCCGACGGTGCCGAGAAGGACCTCACCATGCGGCAGGTCTGGCCCGTCCGCGTCGGGCGCCCCTACGGGCGCAAGGTCGCGTCGGGCGAGCCGCTCGTCACCGGCACGCGCGTCATCGACACGTTCTTCCCGCTCGTCAAGGGCGGCACGGCGTGCATCCCCGGGCCGTTCGGCGCGGGCAAGACGGTCACCCAGCACCAGGTCGCGAAGTGGAGCAACGCGCAGATCGTCGTCTTCATCGGATGCGGCGAGCGCGGCAACGAGATGACCGACGTGCTCATGGAGTTCCCCGAGCTCACCGACCCGTACTCGGGCCGGCCGCTCATGGAGCGCACGGTGCTCGTCGCCAACACCTCGAACATGCCGGTCGCCGCGCGCGAGGCGAGCGTCTACACGGGGATCACCATCGCCGAGTACTTCCGCGACATGGGCTACGAGGTCGTGCTCCAAGCCGACTCGACGAGCCGCTGGGCCGAGGCGATGCGCGAGATCTCCGGCCGCCTCGAGGAGATGCCCGGCGAGGAGGGCTTCCCCGCGTATCTCGGCACGAAGCTCGCCGCGTTCTACGAGCGCGCCGGGAAGGTCGACACACTCGGCGACCGCTCCGGCTCGGTCTCTGTCGTCGGCAGCGTCTCGCCTCCCGGCGGTGACCTCTCCGAGCCGGTCGTGCAGAACACCCTGCGAGTCGTGAAGGTCTTCTGGGCGCTCCAGGATAGCCTCGCCTATGAGAGACACTTCCCGGCCATCGACTGGCTGACCAGCTACTCTCTCTATCTGGACAAGGTCACGCCGTTCTGGGAGGAGAACGTCTCGCTGGAGTATCGGCAGCGCCGCGACCGCGCGATGGCGATCCTGCAGCGCGAGAACGAGCTCTCCGAGATCGTGCGTCTCGTCGGCCTCGAGGCGATCAGCCCCGAGGAGCGGGTGCTGATGGAGAGTGCGAAGTCGCTGCGGGAGGACTTCCTCCAGCAGAACGCCTTCCGGGACGACGACCAGTTCACGAGCCTGCGAAAGCAGGACCGGCTCCTCGAGACGATCCTGCTCTTCCACGAGCGCGCGCTGGTCGCCCTCAGCGCGGGGGCGTCGCTCGACGACATCCTCGCGGCGCAGGTGCGCGAGCGCATCACCCGTGCGAAGTACGTCGCCGAGGAAGAGGCGGACGCGCTGTTCGACTCTCTGGCGGGCGACATCGAGACCCAGCTCGTCGCGGGCGCGGCCCCGCGCAAGAAGGAGGGCGCGCGATGA
- a CDS encoding V-type ATP synthase subunit F translates to MSATRIAIVGDAVSVAGFRPLGFAAFALERPEDARGLWDELASGAYGVVFVTEPVYEAIDDLVAEAADRPVPAVTVIPGAGGAGGVGAARLARAVERALGTSVPFSVEEG, encoded by the coding sequence GTGAGCGCGACCCGCATCGCCATCGTCGGCGACGCCGTGAGCGTGGCGGGATTCCGCCCGCTGGGGTTCGCCGCGTTCGCGCTCGAGAGGCCCGAGGACGCGCGCGGGCTCTGGGACGAGCTCGCGAGCGGCGCGTACGGCGTCGTATTCGTCACCGAACCGGTCTACGAGGCGATCGACGACCTCGTGGCCGAGGCCGCGGACCGTCCGGTCCCCGCGGTCACCGTCATCCCCGGCGCCGGCGGCGCCGGCGGGGTGGGAGCGGCGAGGCTGGCGCGCGCCGTGGAGCGCGCGCTCGGCACGTCGGTCCCGTTCTCAGTGGAGGAAGGCTAG
- a CDS encoding V-type ATPase subunit: protein MGMRAALSDPIRYGFAVGRVRVLETRLLGRPTFERLLDAPTFAEQRRVLSETHVGRYLEGAQTSADVERGLAASLADLYKEFLEASDLPESVVSFFRLPHDFGNVVSVLKARLLGIEPEGLLSPLGSVALEALSGDLGELPAGLGPFAASVLASDPPPTTAGLETLADRALYASLTEAALSSRVPFLARLATMRIDLANAKALLRAGSFGLSPAEALERVIPGGDPGLAALAADVRLPLGDLAARIAARPTLTGATAAELADQDGLDVVLDDLAASELADARRVPYGPAPVIAYVLAREGEALALRSLLLGKLASVDPAVLRARLRRSFR, encoded by the coding sequence ATGGGCATGCGCGCCGCCCTGTCCGACCCCATCCGCTACGGCTTCGCCGTCGGACGCGTCCGCGTGCTCGAGACGCGCCTGCTCGGTCGCCCGACGTTCGAGCGCCTGCTCGACGCGCCGACGTTCGCGGAACAGCGCCGGGTGCTGTCCGAGACCCACGTCGGCCGGTACCTCGAAGGCGCGCAGACCTCCGCCGACGTCGAGCGCGGGCTGGCGGCCTCGCTCGCCGACCTCTACAAGGAGTTCCTTGAGGCGTCCGATCTGCCCGAGTCCGTCGTGAGCTTCTTCCGGCTGCCGCACGACTTCGGCAACGTCGTCTCCGTGCTCAAGGCCCGGCTTCTCGGCATCGAACCGGAGGGGCTGCTCTCTCCGCTCGGCAGCGTCGCTTTGGAGGCGCTCTCGGGTGACCTCGGCGAACTGCCCGCTGGGCTCGGCCCGTTCGCCGCGAGCGTCCTCGCGTCGGACCCGCCTCCGACGACGGCCGGGCTCGAGACGCTAGCCGACCGGGCGCTGTACGCATCGCTCACCGAGGCCGCGCTGTCTTCGCGCGTCCCGTTCCTCGCTCGGCTCGCGACCATGCGCATCGACCTCGCGAACGCGAAGGCGCTCCTGCGCGCCGGCTCGTTCGGCCTCTCTCCCGCGGAGGCGCTCGAGCGCGTCATCCCCGGAGGCGATCCCGGACTCGCCGCGCTCGCCGCGGACGTCCGGCTTCCGCTGGGCGACCTGGCGGCGCGCATCGCGGCCCGGCCGACGCTGACCGGCGCGACGGCCGCGGAACTCGCCGACCAGGACGGCCTCGACGTCGTGCTCGACGATCTCGCGGCGAGCGAGCTCGCGGACGCGCGCCGCGTGCCCTACGGACCCGCCCCCGTCATCGCGTACGTGCTCGCCCGAGAGGGCGAGGCGCTCGCGCTGCGCTCACTGCTGCTGGGCAAGCTCGCCTCCGTCGATCCCGCGGTGCTGCGCGCGCGGCTGAGGAGGTCCTTCCGGTGA
- a CDS encoding V-type ATP synthase subunit K: MIVKDTFLGLAGLDWALLGGGLAAILGGIGSAWGIAIASATISGIVAEDSEKFGKLLPLAAMPGTQGIYGFIAAVLVLIFFNILGGTSTLTAPQGFKVFLACMPVAWACCVSAVYQGLTGASAAGIVARRGEDSGKALIFPALVETYAVISLIVTILMLLSLRATFGA; this comes from the coding sequence GTGATCGTGAAGGATACTTTTCTAGGGCTCGCTGGTCTCGATTGGGCGTTGCTCGGTGGAGGGTTGGCCGCCATCCTCGGCGGCATCGGCTCGGCTTGGGGCATCGCGATAGCGAGCGCGACCATCTCGGGCATCGTCGCCGAGGACTCCGAGAAGTTCGGCAAGCTGCTTCCGTTGGCCGCCATGCCGGGCACGCAGGGCATCTACGGTTTCATCGCGGCAGTGCTCGTGCTCATCTTCTTCAACATCCTCGGCGGGACGTCCACGCTGACGGCGCCGCAGGGATTCAAGGTCTTCCTGGCGTGCATGCCGGTGGCCTGGGCATGCTGCGTGAGCGCTGTGTACCAGGGCCTCACCGGCGCGTCGGCCGCCGGGATCGTGGCGCGGCGCGGCGAGGACTCCGGCAAGGCGCTCATCTTCCCGGCGCTGGTCGAGACGTACGCGGTCATCTCGCTCATCGTCACCATCCTCATGCTCCTCTCGCTGCGCGCGACGTTCGGGGCGTAG
- a CDS encoding V-type ATP synthase subunit I: MSVATMMRVTIFAHRARLDDVVARLQRAGVIEVTAEPVTHGEDAEELPAVTSAPGDERLRRLDEYAADVHFLRTFLSKYRSSEQPFSSFVSEKFHMDEAEFLRLKPDTGLLGLYRRCEAISDKLASLDRERARLRGLIADLAPWVGFHLQIAEWRGTEHVVLITGTVPAHDGARIRQGLREIADEVTVEELGPVGSRSAWAVLVHRESLEAVRAALSSSDFAEVGFAGLSDYPAEESARAEARLLAIEDDCEAQAKRAGELAAQNFDHVVALDDAIATAREALTIRERFAETERTFVVSGWVPESARPRLERALAPLAEEVEIDLREPTDEERPPVELENPWFLRPFETLTDLYGRPSYGGLDPTPLLAPFFFLFFGICIGDVGYGVALMVGAWLIKTRLDVAPGVKRFMDLLMMGGVAAILVGVPTGSYFAAPADLLPGFLRALIVLDPLNQLLIFLAITLALGVTQVVFGVLIAAYDAARHGDWNSAVLDQLSTLLLFAAVPVGFLLPTGRVAVVVITLAGMILAKGHVFEAPWRVEGAATWDRAAGVAWTALLTAWVLALAFPVPVSLGWPLLAATLVGMFVSRAVRAAFLGTLGGLYEVYGMSGLIGDILSYTRLAALGLSGMLVGMVFNILTGMLWSIRGGVVATIVGIVAGVALLLVGHTFNVVINLLGAFVHPARLQFVEFFSKFYEGGGKPFSPFRYRTKSLVLNPGAGQEGGA; encoded by the coding sequence ATGTCCGTCGCGACGATGATGCGAGTCACCATCTTCGCGCACCGGGCGCGTCTCGACGACGTGGTGGCGCGGCTCCAGCGCGCGGGCGTCATCGAGGTCACCGCCGAGCCGGTCACGCACGGCGAGGACGCCGAGGAGTTGCCGGCCGTCACGTCGGCGCCCGGCGACGAGCGTCTGCGGCGTCTCGACGAGTACGCGGCCGACGTCCACTTCTTGCGCACGTTCCTGTCCAAGTATCGGTCGTCGGAACAGCCGTTCTCCTCGTTCGTGAGCGAGAAGTTCCACATGGACGAGGCGGAGTTCCTGCGGCTGAAGCCGGACACGGGTCTCTTGGGGCTCTACCGAAGGTGCGAGGCGATCTCCGACAAGTTGGCCTCGCTCGATCGCGAGCGCGCCCGCCTCCGCGGGCTGATCGCCGACCTAGCCCCATGGGTGGGCTTCCATCTGCAGATCGCCGAATGGCGCGGGACCGAGCACGTGGTCCTCATCACCGGTACGGTGCCGGCGCACGATGGCGCGCGCATCCGCCAGGGACTGCGAGAGATCGCGGACGAGGTCACGGTCGAGGAGCTCGGCCCGGTGGGCTCGCGCTCCGCATGGGCCGTCCTCGTCCATCGCGAGTCGCTCGAAGCCGTGCGCGCGGCGCTGTCGTCCTCGGACTTCGCCGAGGTCGGATTCGCGGGACTGTCCGACTATCCCGCCGAGGAGTCCGCGCGGGCCGAGGCGAGGCTTCTGGCGATAGAGGACGACTGCGAGGCGCAGGCGAAGCGCGCCGGCGAGTTGGCCGCCCAGAACTTCGACCACGTCGTCGCGCTCGACGACGCGATCGCCACGGCCCGTGAGGCGCTCACCATCCGCGAACGGTTCGCGGAGACGGAGAGGACGTTCGTGGTCTCCGGCTGGGTGCCGGAGTCCGCCCGTCCCCGACTCGAGCGCGCGCTCGCGCCCCTGGCCGAGGAGGTCGAGATCGACCTGCGGGAACCGACGGATGAGGAGCGGCCGCCGGTCGAGCTCGAGAATCCGTGGTTCCTGCGTCCCTTCGAGACGCTCACCGACCTCTACGGAAGGCCCAGCTACGGGGGTCTCGACCCCACGCCCCTGCTCGCGCCGTTCTTCTTCCTCTTCTTCGGCATCTGCATCGGCGACGTCGGCTACGGGGTCGCCCTCATGGTCGGGGCCTGGCTCATCAAGACGCGTCTCGACGTCGCGCCGGGCGTGAAGCGCTTCATGGACCTGCTCATGATGGGCGGCGTCGCCGCGATCCTCGTCGGCGTGCCGACGGGGTCGTATTTCGCGGCGCCGGCAGACCTGCTTCCCGGGTTCTTGCGCGCGCTCATCGTGCTCGACCCGCTCAACCAGCTCCTGATCTTCCTCGCCATCACCCTCGCCCTCGGCGTGACACAGGTGGTCTTCGGCGTGCTGATCGCCGCCTACGACGCCGCACGCCACGGCGACTGGAACTCGGCGGTGCTCGACCAGCTCTCGACGCTGCTGCTCTTCGCGGCGGTCCCGGTGGGGTTCCTGCTCCCGACCGGGCGGGTCGCGGTCGTGGTGATCACGCTCGCCGGGATGATCCTCGCGAAGGGCCACGTCTTCGAGGCGCCGTGGCGGGTCGAGGGCGCGGCGACGTGGGACCGCGCGGCCGGGGTCGCTTGGACGGCGCTGCTCACGGCGTGGGTGCTCGCGCTTGCGTTCCCCGTGCCGGTGTCGCTCGGATGGCCGCTGCTCGCGGCGACGCTGGTCGGCATGTTCGTTTCGCGAGCGGTGCGCGCCGCGTTCCTCGGCACCTTGGGCGGTCTCTACGAGGTCTACGGGATGTCGGGGCTGATCGGCGACATCCTCTCGTACACCCGCCTCGCCGCACTCGGGCTCTCGGGCATGCTCGTCGGCATGGTCTTCAATATCCTCACCGGCATGTTGTGGTCGATCCGGGGAGGGGTCGTCGCGACCATCGTGGGCATCGTCGCGGGGGTCGCGCTGCTGCTCGTCGGCCACACGTTCAACGTGGTGATCAACCTGCTCGGCGCGTTCGTGCACCCGGCGCGCCTGCAGTTCGTCGAGTTCTTCAGCAAGTTCTACGAGGGCGGAGGAAAGCCGTTCTCACCGTTCCGATATCGGACGAAGTCGTTGGTCCTAAACCCGGGTGCGGGTCAGGAAGGAGGAGCGTGA
- a CDS encoding CapA family protein has product MAIVIGLGSLAWARRSRGPTPDAAPPVSRAASPTPSPASSTVSHPTSAPVTAPVPAVAATLTVAGVGDMIFDRNVALLVRDRGGAAPLASVAGLLARADVTAGNLESPLSVRGERFPGKDVTFRGDPRAVAGLRAAGFDFISLANNHVLDYGGIALTDTVSTLDEAGIAHAGAGADSAAARRPALVSRRGARVAYLAFSHVLPPGFVADADSPGLAPGRGRPGEVAAAVRAAKRRADYVVVSFHWGVEYSPDATAEQVRDARRAIDAGADLVLAHHPHVIQGVERYHGGLIAYSLGDFVFDHYSRETGEAFVLTAEVGPSGVGSVGIVPVYLDGHGAPAVVTGTAAQRILERLRRLSAARGTRIVISGDRAEVAR; this is encoded by the coding sequence ATGGCTATCGTCATCGGCCTCGGCTCCTTGGCCTGGGCGCGCCGCAGCCGTGGCCCCACGCCCGACGCCGCGCCTCCCGTCTCGCGCGCCGCATCGCCGACACCCTCTCCCGCGTCGTCCACCGTCTCGCATCCGACGAGCGCTCCGGTGACGGCGCCGGTACCCGCCGTTGCGGCGACACTGACGGTCGCCGGGGTCGGAGACATGATCTTCGACCGCAACGTCGCCCTGCTCGTGCGCGACCGTGGGGGCGCGGCCCCGCTCGCGAGCGTCGCCGGGCTCCTCGCCCGCGCGGACGTGACGGCCGGCAACCTCGAGAGCCCGCTCTCGGTCCGCGGAGAGAGGTTCCCGGGCAAGGACGTCACCTTCCGCGGGGATCCCCGCGCGGTCGCGGGACTGCGCGCGGCCGGGTTCGACTTCATCTCGCTCGCGAACAACCACGTCCTCGACTACGGCGGCATCGCCCTGACGGACACCGTCTCGACGCTCGACGAGGCCGGGATCGCGCACGCCGGAGCAGGGGCCGACTCGGCCGCCGCACGGCGACCGGCTCTTGTGAGCCGCCGCGGCGCCAGAGTCGCCTACCTCGCCTTCAGCCACGTGCTGCCGCCGGGGTTCGTCGCCGACGCGGACAGCCCCGGGCTCGCGCCGGGACGGGGACGCCCCGGCGAGGTCGCCGCCGCCGTTCGGGCGGCGAAGCGGCGCGCCGACTACGTCGTCGTCTCCTTCCACTGGGGGGTCGAGTACAGTCCCGACGCGACGGCCGAACAGGTGCGGGACGCCCGCAGGGCCATCGACGCCGGGGCCGACCTCGTGCTCGCACACCACCCCCACGTCATCCAGGGCGTCGAGAGGTACCACGGCGGGCTGATCGCCTACTCTCTGGGCGACTTCGTCTTCGACCACTACTCCCGCGAGACCGGCGAGGCGTTCGTCCTCACCGCCGAGGTCGGTCCGAGCGGGGTCGGGTCGGTCGGGATCGTCCCGGTCTACCTCGACGGCCACGGCGCGCCGGCCGTCGTCACCGGCACCGCCGCGCAGAGGATCCTCGAGCGCCTTCGCCGGCTGAGCGCCGCGCGCGGGACCCGGATCGTCATCTCCGGCGACCGCGCCGAGGTCGCGCGATGA
- a CDS encoding DUF951 domain-containing protein, which yields MPVPITPVRSGDVVKLKKAHPCGANEWEVWRVGMDIGLACLGCGRKVRLLRYDFDRRFRGYLRRAGEGAE from the coding sequence ATGCCCGTCCCGATAACGCCCGTTCGCTCCGGCGACGTCGTGAAGCTGAAGAAGGCCCACCCGTGCGGCGCGAACGAGTGGGAGGTCTGGCGCGTGGGGATGGACATCGGGTTGGCGTGCCTCGGCTGTGGCCGCAAGGTGCGGCTGCTGCGATACGACTTCGACCGCCGGTTCCGCGGCTACCTGCGTCGAGCGGGCGAAGGCGCCGAGTAG
- a CDS encoding ACT domain-containing protein, whose amino-acid sequence MQTRAILSVLGEDRVGIVAGVSAALAETGSNIEDIRQTIISGVFSMTMLVTVDEDRTPFDGVQARLAAVAGELGLQITLQREDVFRYMHRV is encoded by the coding sequence ATGCAGACACGCGCCATACTTTCGGTGCTCGGCGAGGACCGCGTCGGGATCGTCGCGGGCGTCTCGGCCGCGCTCGCCGAGACCGGCTCCAACATCGAGGACATCCGGCAGACGATCATCTCGGGGGTCTTCTCCATGACGATGCTCGTCACGGTGGACGAGGACCGCACCCCGTTCGACGGGGTCCAGGCGCGCCTCGCCGCCGTCGCGGGCGAGCTCGGCCTGCAGATAACGCTCCAGCGGGAGGACGTCTTCCGCTACATGCACCGCGTGTAG
- a CDS encoding PFL family protein, producing the protein MQISPEEIRETLLMITQQHLDIRTVTLGISLMDCATDSLPEMARRVYDRLTARAARLVPVAEALEREYGIPIVNKRISVTPAAHLAAACREEDLTPLAEAMDRAASEVGVDFIGGFSALVHKGVGDGDRRLIDSIPRALAATQRVCSSVNVASTRAGINMDAVLRMAEVVKEAAALTAERDAIGCAKLVVFCNMVEDNPFMAGAVHGSGEGDAVVNVGISGPGAVRAVVRALPEDADLTTVAEAIKATSFKITRAGELIAREAAKRLGVAMGIVDLSLAPTPAEGDSVADIIEAIGVKRCGGPGTTTALALLNDAVKKGGAMGTSSIGGLSGAFIPVSEDAGMIRAVESGALTIEKLEAMTSVCSVGLDMIAVPGDTTVETIAAVISDVCAIGVINHKTTAARLIPAPGKSVGDRVEFGGLLGAAPVMAVNGWAGSVLAHRGGRFPAPLGSLRN; encoded by the coding sequence ATGCAGATCAGCCCGGAGGAGATCCGCGAGACGCTGCTGATGATCACACAGCAGCACCTCGACATCCGCACGGTGACGCTCGGCATCTCGCTGATGGACTGCGCGACCGACTCGCTGCCCGAGATGGCGCGGCGCGTCTACGACCGCCTCACCGCGCGTGCCGCGAGGCTCGTGCCGGTGGCCGAGGCCCTCGAGCGCGAGTACGGGATCCCCATCGTCAACAAGCGCATCTCCGTCACGCCCGCCGCGCATCTTGCGGCCGCTTGCCGCGAGGAGGACCTCACGCCTCTCGCCGAGGCGATGGACCGCGCCGCGAGCGAGGTCGGCGTCGACTTCATCGGCGGCTTCTCCGCGCTCGTGCACAAGGGCGTCGGCGACGGCGACCGCCGGCTCATCGACAGCATCCCGCGCGCTCTCGCGGCGACCCAGCGCGTCTGCTCGTCCGTGAACGTCGCCTCCACGCGCGCCGGGATCAACATGGACGCCGTCCTGCGCATGGCCGAGGTCGTGAAGGAGGCCGCCGCTCTCACCGCCGAGCGGGACGCGATCGGCTGCGCGAAGCTCGTCGTCTTCTGCAACATGGTCGAGGACAACCCGTTCATGGCGGGCGCCGTCCACGGCTCGGGCGAAGGGGACGCCGTCGTCAACGTGGGCATCTCGGGCCCCGGCGCGGTGCGCGCCGTCGTGCGCGCCCTTCCCGAGGACGCGGACCTCACCACGGTAGCCGAGGCGATCAAGGCCACGTCGTTCAAGATCACCCGCGCCGGCGAGCTCATCGCTCGCGAGGCGGCGAAGCGCCTCGGCGTCGCGATGGGCATCGTCGACCTCTCGCTCGCGCCGACCCCCGCGGAGGGCGACAGTGTCGCCGACATCATCGAAGCCATCGGCGTGAAGCGGTGCGGCGGCCCCGGCACGACCACCGCGCTCGCGCTCCTCAACGACGCCGTCAAGAAGGGCGGCGCGATGGGCACGAGCAGCATCGGGGGCCTCTCCGGCGCGTTCATCCCGGTCTCGGAGGACGCGGGGATGATCCGGGCGGTCGAGTCGGGCGCGCTGACCATCGAGAAGCTCGAAGCGATGACGAGCGTGTGCTCGGTCGGCCTCGACATGATCGCCGTGCCGGGCGACACCACGGTGGAGACCATCGCCGCCGTCATCTCGGACGTCTGCGCCATCGGCGTCATCAACCACAAGACGACCGCGGCCCGCCTGATCCCGGCGCCCGGCAAGAGCGTCGGCGACCGCGTCGAGTTCGGCGGCCTCCTCGGCGCCGCGCCGGTGATGGCCGTCAACGGCTGGGCGGGCAGCGTGCTCGCGCACCGCGGCGGACGCTTCCCGGCCCCCTTGGGCAGCCTCCGCAACTGA